Proteins from a genomic interval of Chroococcidiopsis thermalis PCC 7203:
- a CDS encoding GNAT family N-acetyltransferase yields the protein MDFILRQARLDERVQIERLIAASARGLSREDYTDEQIEAAIATVFGVDTDLIVDGTYFVAEAAQMLVGCGGWSKRKTLFGGDRYSDRESGYLDPNYDAAKIRAFFVHPDWARQGIGRAILQRCEMEAQASGFRSLELMATLPGVKLYRAYGYAGSDRVVYTIGNEVRIEFVPMSKAIARS from the coding sequence ATGGACTTCATTTTACGACAAGCACGCCTAGACGAGCGTGTCCAAATCGAACGATTAATTGCTGCGTCTGCACGGGGATTGAGTCGAGAAGATTACACTGACGAGCAGATTGAGGCGGCGATCGCTACGGTTTTTGGTGTCGATACAGATCTGATTGTAGATGGTACGTACTTCGTTGCCGAGGCTGCTCAAATGTTGGTGGGGTGCGGTGGTTGGAGTAAACGCAAAACGCTATTTGGCGGCGATCGCTATAGCGATCGCGAGTCAGGCTATCTCGATCCCAATTACGATGCGGCAAAGATTCGAGCTTTTTTCGTCCATCCCGACTGGGCAAGACAAGGCATCGGCAGAGCGATTTTACAACGATGTGAAATGGAAGCTCAAGCCAGTGGTTTTCGATCGCTAGAATTAATGGCAACCCTACCAGGAGTGAAACTGTATCGAGCATACGGGTACGCGGGTAGCGATCGCGTTGTCTACACAATTGGCAATGAAGTCAGGATTGAGTTTGTCCCCATGAGTAAGGCGATCGCGCGATCGTAG
- a CDS encoding NAD(P)H-quinone oxidoreductase subunit 4, with protein MNTANFPWLTIIILFPIVASLFIPLLPPSKEGSTGRWYALVVGLIDFAIIVYAFYTQYDLANPELQLVERYAWVPQLDLNWSVGVDGLSMPLVILTGFITTLATLAAWPVTLKPRLFYFLLLAMYGGQIAVFAVQDMLLFFLVWELELIPVYLLLAIWGGKKRQYAATKFILYTAGGSLFILVAGLTMAFYGDTVTFDMRSLAAKDIPLNFQLWLYGAFLIAYGVKLPIFPLHTWLPDAHGEATAPVHMLLAGILLKMGGYALIRMNAGMLPDAHAFFAPAMVILGVVNIIYAALTSFAQRNLKRKIAYSSISHMGFVVIGIASFTDLGLNGAILQMISHGMIGASLFFLVGATYDRTHTLMLDEMGGVGQQMRKIFAMWTTCSMASLALPGMSGFVAELMVFVGFATSDAYNPTFKVIIVFLMAVGVILTPIYLLSMLREIFYGQENKELTSHEALIDAEPREIFIIACLLVPIIGIGLYPKMLTQMYDATTIQLTAHLRESVPTLAEQKLTPAVSLKAPQLAIE; from the coding sequence ATGAATACAGCTAATTTTCCCTGGCTGACAATAATCATTCTGTTTCCAATCGTTGCCTCGCTATTCATCCCGCTACTGCCACCTTCTAAAGAGGGATCGACAGGGCGCTGGTATGCTCTGGTAGTGGGGCTAATTGATTTTGCCATTATCGTTTACGCATTTTACACTCAGTACGATCTGGCTAATCCAGAGTTGCAATTGGTGGAAAGATACGCCTGGGTTCCTCAATTGGACTTGAATTGGTCGGTAGGGGTCGATGGTTTGTCGATGCCCTTGGTGATTTTGACAGGGTTTATCACGACGCTGGCAACTCTAGCGGCTTGGCCCGTAACTTTGAAACCCCGCCTGTTCTACTTTCTGTTGCTGGCAATGTATGGCGGACAGATTGCTGTATTCGCCGTACAGGATATGTTGCTGTTTTTCCTAGTGTGGGAACTAGAACTGATTCCTGTCTACTTGTTGCTGGCAATCTGGGGTGGTAAGAAACGGCAGTATGCTGCAACCAAATTCATTTTGTACACTGCTGGCGGATCGCTATTTATTTTGGTAGCTGGTTTGACGATGGCATTTTACGGCGATACCGTAACGTTTGACATGCGATCGCTGGCTGCTAAAGATATTCCCCTTAACTTTCAGCTTTGGCTGTATGGGGCTTTTCTGATTGCCTACGGCGTAAAATTACCAATCTTCCCGTTACACACTTGGCTACCCGATGCCCACGGTGAAGCGACAGCCCCAGTACATATGTTGCTGGCTGGTATTCTGCTGAAAATGGGTGGCTATGCCCTGATTCGGATGAATGCGGGGATGCTTCCCGATGCTCATGCTTTCTTTGCCCCGGCGATGGTAATTCTGGGGGTAGTAAATATTATCTACGCTGCTTTAACATCTTTTGCCCAGCGGAACTTGAAGCGCAAAATTGCTTATTCTTCAATTTCTCACATGGGATTTGTGGTCATTGGCATCGCTTCCTTCACCGATTTAGGATTGAATGGCGCGATTTTACAAATGATTTCCCACGGGATGATTGGCGCGAGTCTATTCTTCCTCGTTGGGGCAACATACGATCGCACCCATACCCTGATGTTGGATGAAATGGGTGGTGTCGGGCAACAGATGCGAAAGATTTTCGCCATGTGGACGACTTGTTCGATGGCATCTTTGGCACTGCCAGGCATGAGCGGTTTTGTTGCAGAATTGATGGTATTTGTAGGCTTTGCAACTAGCGATGCTTATAACCCTACTTTCAAAGTGATTATCGTCTTTCTGATGGCAGTCGGTGTGATTTTGACGCCGATTTATCTCCTTTCCATGCTGCGAGAGATTTTCTACGGGCAAGAAAACAAAGAATTAACTTCTCACGAAGCTTTAATTGATGCCGAACCGCGAGAAATATTTATTATCGCTTGTCTGCTAGTACCAATTATCGGTATTGGTTTGTACCCGAAAATGCTGACTCAAATGTACGATGCAACAACCATACAACTGACAGCTCATTTAAGGGAATCAGTGCCAACATTAGCAGAACAAAAGCTAACACCAGCTGTATCTTTGAAAGCGCCTCAGTTGGCGATCGAATAG
- a CDS encoding NnrU family protein, which translates to MNHTWLTPSHFVMLGLLLGFAIAHSGLAALRMQAEKAIGARLYRVLFASVSLPLAVGLVIYFFNHRYDGAQLWQVQAVPGVREIVWVLSAVSFLFLYPATFNLLEIAAVQKPEVHLYETGIIRITRHPQMVGQLIWCIAHTLWLGTSFTLVTSIGLVLHHLFGVWHGDRRLSQRYSEAFEKVKSRTSIIPFLAIVQGRQTLYWQEFLRPAYIGVAIFVFLLWRSHPLLIQATAKVPW; encoded by the coding sequence ATGAATCACACTTGGCTAACGCCCAGCCATTTTGTCATGCTGGGTCTATTACTAGGATTTGCGATCGCCCATAGCGGTTTAGCCGCCCTGCGAATGCAGGCAGAAAAAGCAATTGGTGCTAGGCTTTATCGTGTCTTATTTGCTAGCGTCAGCTTACCTTTAGCTGTCGGTTTAGTAATTTACTTTTTCAACCATCGCTACGACGGAGCGCAACTCTGGCAAGTACAAGCTGTCCCAGGCGTGCGCGAGATTGTTTGGGTGCTATCTGCTGTTTCTTTCCTCTTTCTTTATCCCGCTACATTTAATTTACTGGAAATTGCCGCAGTCCAAAAACCCGAAGTCCATCTCTACGAGACGGGAATTATTCGCATCACCCGTCATCCGCAGATGGTAGGACAGTTGATTTGGTGTATTGCCCATACTTTATGGTTGGGAACGAGTTTTACCCTCGTCACTTCCATTGGCTTAGTCTTACATCATCTCTTTGGAGTGTGGCATGGCGATCGCCGCTTGAGTCAACGTTATTCAGAAGCATTTGAAAAAGTTAAGTCTCGCACCTCCATCATTCCCTTTCTAGCGATCGTGCAGGGACGGCAAACATTATATTGGCAAGAATTTCTCCGCCCTGCATACATAGGTGTTGCCATTTTTGTCTTTTTATTGTGGCGATCGCATCCCCTGCTGATCCAAGCTACAGCCAAAGTTCCCTGGTAG
- the nrdR gene encoding transcriptional regulator NrdR, protein MQCPFCQHPDNRVLESRSAQAGQSIRRRRECLRCHRRFTTYERIEFVPITVLKQNGDRQLFDRSKVLRGIVRACEKTGISALRMEAIVDEIEAELQQRVSREVSSLEIGELVLKHLRCESEVAYVRFASVYRQFQTMKDFVETLDDLSRQEASNNIPIEGEYCQCHESPAHTVAIAD, encoded by the coding sequence ATGCAATGCCCTTTCTGCCAGCATCCAGATAATCGCGTTTTAGAATCGCGTTCTGCGCAAGCGGGACAGAGTATCCGTAGGCGACGGGAATGTTTGCGTTGTCATCGCCGCTTTACAACTTACGAACGGATTGAATTTGTTCCAATTACCGTTCTGAAACAGAATGGCGATCGCCAGTTATTCGATCGCTCTAAAGTTTTACGAGGAATTGTCCGCGCTTGCGAGAAAACGGGAATTTCGGCTTTGCGGATGGAGGCGATCGTCGATGAAATTGAAGCAGAACTGCAACAACGTGTCTCGCGGGAAGTTAGCAGTCTGGAAATTGGCGAATTAGTCCTCAAACATCTGCGATGCGAGAGTGAAGTTGCCTACGTGCGTTTTGCTTCTGTTTATCGCCAATTTCAAACTATGAAAGATTTTGTCGAAACTTTGGACGATCTGTCGCGTCAGGAAGCCTCAAATAATATCCCGATTGAAGGTGAATATTGCCAGTGCCATGAATCCCCAGCTCATACTGTGGCGATCGCCGACTGA
- a CDS encoding HAD family hydrolase produces MVTIQCKDKRFSNIQAIVFDKDGTLENSEEYLRNLGQKRSRLIDAQIPGIGEPLLMAFGINGDRLDPTGLLAVGSRRETEIAAAAYIAETGRSWFESLAIARRTFEEADQYIGTAPSPLFVGSLEVLKYLSDAGIKLGILSAASTERVRAFVQRHQLEAYVQLQMGVDTIISKPNPALFLQACLSLGVAPHDTLMVGDSAADIEMARNAGAAGCIGICWGRPEAAHLEAADVAISQLDEIHVVEV; encoded by the coding sequence ATGGTAACAATTCAATGTAAAGACAAGCGCTTCAGTAATATCCAAGCAATTGTCTTCGATAAAGACGGCACGTTAGAAAATTCTGAAGAGTATTTGCGCAATTTGGGACAAAAGCGATCGCGCCTGATCGATGCTCAAATTCCTGGGATTGGCGAACCCCTGCTGATGGCATTTGGGATTAATGGCGATCGCCTCGATCCGACAGGACTGTTAGCCGTAGGTAGTCGGCGCGAAACGGAAATTGCCGCAGCTGCTTATATTGCCGAGACTGGGCGCAGTTGGTTCGAGTCCTTGGCGATCGCGCGTCGTACCTTTGAGGAAGCTGACCAGTATATCGGTACTGCCCCTTCACCCTTATTTGTAGGCAGCTTAGAAGTCTTGAAATATCTCAGCGATGCTGGCATTAAACTGGGAATTCTTTCCGCTGCCTCTACAGAACGAGTCCGCGCCTTCGTCCAACGCCATCAACTGGAAGCTTACGTACAGCTACAAATGGGCGTAGATACTATAATCAGCAAACCTAACCCCGCCCTGTTTTTACAAGCCTGCTTATCCTTGGGTGTAGCACCCCACGATACCTTAATGGTAGGAGATTCTGCTGCCGATATTGAAATGGCACGCAATGCAGGGGCAGCGGGTTGTATTGGCATTTGCTGGGGCAGACCCGAAGCCGCTCATTTAGAAGCAGCCGACGTGGCAATTTCTCAACTCGATGAAATTCATGTGGTAGAAGTGTAG
- a CDS encoding LysR family transcriptional regulator, which produces MSDLPFTLDQLRILKAIAAEGSFKRAADSLYVSQPAVSLQVQNLERQLDVPLFDRGGRRAQLTEAGYLLLNYGEKILSLCQETCRAIEDLQNLQGGTLIVGASQTTGTYLLPRMIGMFRQKYPDVAVQLHVHSTRRTAWSVANGQVDLAIIGGEIPSELHESLQIAPYAEDELALILPVLHPLAKAEKIYKDDLYKLQFIALDSQSTIRKVIDSVLTRCEIDTRRLKIEMELNSIEAIKNAVQSGLGAAFVSVSAIAKELQMGILHRSAIEGVVVRRTLAAILNPNRYRSKAADAFIREILPQFTTPGWGKELLESPRVAKETIEVVTPEVEEVN; this is translated from the coding sequence ATGTCTGACCTACCTTTCACCTTAGATCAGTTACGCATTCTTAAAGCGATCGCTGCTGAAGGGAGCTTCAAGCGTGCCGCTGACAGTCTTTATGTCTCTCAACCTGCGGTGAGCTTGCAGGTGCAAAACTTAGAGCGGCAATTGGACGTGCCTTTATTCGACCGAGGCGGACGTAGAGCGCAACTGACAGAAGCAGGGTATTTGCTGCTCAACTATGGCGAAAAAATTCTCAGCCTCTGTCAAGAAACCTGTCGGGCAATTGAGGATCTGCAAAACCTTCAAGGCGGAACTCTGATTGTCGGTGCTTCTCAAACTACTGGCACGTACCTTTTACCGCGCATGATCGGCATGTTTCGGCAAAAATATCCTGATGTCGCGGTACAGTTGCACGTCCACTCAACTCGGCGCACTGCTTGGAGCGTGGCAAACGGACAGGTAGACTTAGCGATCATCGGTGGCGAAATTCCCTCAGAGTTACATGAATCTTTACAGATCGCTCCTTACGCCGAAGATGAGCTAGCCCTGATATTACCAGTGCTGCACCCCTTAGCAAAAGCCGAGAAAATCTATAAAGACGACCTCTATAAACTTCAGTTCATCGCTCTCGATTCCCAATCGACCATTCGCAAAGTCATTGACTCTGTATTAACTCGCTGCGAGATCGATACGCGACGACTCAAAATTGAAATGGAACTCAATTCAATTGAGGCAATTAAAAACGCCGTGCAGTCAGGGTTAGGAGCGGCTTTTGTTTCCGTCTCTGCGATCGCCAAAGAGCTACAAATGGGTATCTTGCACCGCTCTGCAATTGAGGGAGTCGTGGTGCGACGGACGCTAGCAGCAATTTTAAACCCCAACCGTTATCGCTCGAAAGCAGCTGATGCGTTTATCCGCGAGATTTTACCCCAATTTACAACTCCAGGTTGGGGCAAGGAACTGTTAGAGTCGCCGCGAGTTGCCAAGGAAACTATAGAAGTCGTAACGCCAGAGGTCGAGGAAGTGAATTGA
- a CDS encoding 30S ribosomal protein S1: MVNQKTLTTEIGFTHEDFAALLDKYDYHFSPGDIVAGTVFSMEPRGALIDIGAKTAAYIPIQEMSINRVDAPEEVLQPNETREFFILTDENEDGQLTLSIRRIEYMRAWERVRQLQNEDATVRSLVFATNRGGALVRIEGLRGFIPGSHISTRKPKEELVSEELPLKFLEVDEDRNRLVLSHRRALVERKMNRLEVGEVVIGTVRGIKPYGAFIDIGGVSGLLHISEISHDHIDTPHSVFNVNDEVKVMIIDLDAERGRISLSTKQLEPEPGDMIKNRDLVYDKAEEMAARYREQMAAKQQGIDLNAPAEVEEPVAVEEEIPAATEEPVAVDTEEPVATDAEELPASDEDLPAAVE; encoded by the coding sequence ATGGTCAATCAGAAAACACTTACTACAGAAATAGGCTTTACTCACGAAGATTTCGCGGCTTTACTCGACAAATACGATTACCACTTCAGCCCTGGCGACATCGTAGCTGGTACGGTATTTAGCATGGAGCCACGGGGCGCTCTGATTGACATTGGTGCTAAGACCGCTGCCTACATTCCCATCCAAGAAATGTCGATAAATCGGGTGGATGCTCCAGAAGAAGTTTTGCAGCCCAACGAAACGCGGGAGTTTTTCATTCTTACCGATGAAAACGAAGACGGACAGCTAACGCTTTCGATTCGCCGCATTGAGTATATGCGAGCTTGGGAGCGCGTCAGACAGTTACAAAACGAAGATGCAACGGTGCGATCGCTCGTATTCGCTACAAACCGTGGCGGCGCACTCGTGCGAATCGAAGGTCTGCGCGGATTTATTCCTGGTTCCCACATCAGCACTCGCAAGCCTAAAGAAGAGTTGGTCAGCGAGGAGCTACCGTTAAAGTTTCTAGAAGTTGATGAAGACCGCAACCGTCTGGTACTTTCACACCGTCGCGCTTTAGTCGAGCGCAAGATGAACCGCTTGGAAGTTGGCGAAGTCGTCATCGGTACGGTACGCGGGATCAAGCCTTACGGTGCATTTATCGATATTGGTGGTGTCAGCGGTCTGCTGCACATCTCGGAAATCTCCCACGACCACATCGATACACCTCACAGCGTCTTCAACGTCAACGATGAAGTCAAAGTCATGATTATTGACTTGGATGCCGAACGGGGTCGGATTTCTCTGTCTACAAAACAGCTAGAGCCAGAACCAGGCGACATGATCAAGAACCGCGACTTGGTTTACGATAAAGCAGAAGAAATGGCTGCGAGATATCGCGAACAAATGGCAGCTAAGCAACAAGGAATCGATCTAAATGCCCCTGCTGAGGTAGAAGAACCAGTAGCAGTGGAAGAAGAGATTCCGGCGGCTACCGAAGAGCCTGTTGCTGTCGATACCGAAGAACCTGTTGCTACCGATGCTGAGGAATTGCCAGCATCTGATGAGGATTTGCCAGCAGCAGTTGAGTAA
- a CDS encoding class II fructose-bisphosphate aldolase, with translation MLASTQELLQTARQNIYAIGAFNIYNLEGVKAVVSAAETHRSAAMLQIHPSALKYGRSALVAMCLEAARAATVPISVHLDHSTNANDIRQALTAGMNSIMADGSHLPYAENMVFTREMTRLAHKSGAIVEAEIGRISGTEDGLTIAEKEAKMTDPAQAVEFVRTTQVDALAVTIGNVHGEYKNPPRLDFDRLARIRRLIDIPLVLHGASGLPGWMISRSIQLGVCKFNVNTEIRQAYMRSLKQEVCAGNGSDLLDIAGVAIAAMQEAIAEKLHLFGSVGKAHLHETPYARSLAGLERFSH, from the coding sequence ATGCTTGCTTCTACTCAAGAACTCCTCCAAACAGCACGACAGAATATTTACGCGATTGGAGCTTTTAATATCTATAACTTGGAAGGAGTAAAAGCGGTAGTGAGTGCAGCCGAGACGCATCGTAGTGCTGCCATGTTGCAGATTCATCCGAGTGCCTTAAAGTACGGGCGATCGGCTTTAGTAGCAATGTGTTTAGAAGCCGCACGCGCTGCTACAGTCCCTATTTCCGTTCATCTCGACCACAGTACCAATGCTAATGATATTCGCCAAGCCCTCACCGCCGGTATGAACTCAATTATGGCGGATGGCTCTCATTTACCATATGCAGAAAACATGGTGTTTACGCGAGAGATGACACGGTTGGCTCATAAATCTGGTGCAATTGTCGAGGCTGAAATTGGTCGCATCAGCGGTACTGAAGATGGCTTAACGATCGCAGAAAAAGAAGCCAAAATGACCGATCCTGCGCAAGCAGTTGAATTCGTCCGCACAACGCAGGTAGATGCTCTAGCGGTAACGATTGGTAACGTTCACGGAGAATATAAAAATCCGCCCCGTTTGGATTTCGATCGCCTTGCCCGTATTCGCCGCTTAATTGATATTCCCCTTGTCTTGCATGGTGCTTCAGGGTTGCCAGGGTGGATGATTAGTCGTTCGATTCAATTAGGCGTGTGTAAGTTTAATGTCAATACTGAAATACGACAAGCTTACATGCGATCGCTCAAACAGGAAGTTTGCGCGGGTAATGGTAGCGACTTACTCGATATAGCAGGCGTAGCGATCGCGGCAATGCAGGAAGCGATCGCCGAAAAACTGCACCTGTTCGGTTCTGTGGGCAAGGCACACTTGCACGAAACCCCCTACGCGCGATCGCTAGCGGGATTAGAACGTTTTTCCCATTAA
- a CDS encoding NAD(P)H-quinone oxidoreductase subunit 5 encodes MEAIYQYAWLIPVLPLVGAMLVGLGLISANQATNRLRQLNAVFVISLMGAATVLSFAILWSQIQGHAPYTRTLEWAAAGNFHLSMGYTIDHLTAMMLVVVTTVALLVMVYTDGYMAHDPGYVRFYSYLSLFGSSMLGLVVSPNIVQIYIFWELVGMCSYLLVGFWYDRKAAADACQKAFVVNRVGDFGLLLGILGLYWATNSFEFGEIGERLQTLVESGSISSFLAVVFAVLVFLGPVAKSAQFPLHVWLPDAMEGPTPISALIHAATMVAAGVFLIARMYPLFEGIPAAMNVIAYTGAFTAFLGATIAITQNDIKKGLAYSTISQLGYMVMAMGLGAYGAGLFHLMTHAYFKAMLFLGSGSVIHGMETVVGHDPVLAQDMRLMGGLRRYMPVTAITFLIGCLAISGIPPFAGFWSKDEILGAAFATNPLLWGVGYLTAGITAFYMFRMYFSTFEGKFRGNEMEIRHELKSAALVPNFGPGAMDTRELAATASSHDSHDSHGHSEHPHESPWTMALPLVVLAIPSMLIGLVGTPFANYFEEFIYPPSETLAMAMEKAAEFEPTEFYTLAGASVGISLIGITLASLMYLWRKIDPAAIAAKIRPLYELSLNKWYFDDIYDKVFVQGSRRLARQVMEVDYRVVDGAVNLTGFFTLISGEGLKYLENGRAQFYALIVFAAVLGMVIVFGVT; translated from the coding sequence ATGGAAGCTATCTATCAATATGCCTGGCTGATTCCGGTGTTACCCTTGGTCGGGGCGATGCTGGTCGGTCTGGGGTTAATATCGGCAAATCAGGCGACTAACCGCCTGCGGCAACTCAATGCTGTATTTGTCATCTCTTTAATGGGAGCAGCAACGGTACTGTCTTTCGCGATTCTTTGGAGTCAAATCCAAGGACACGCGCCCTATACCAGAACCCTGGAATGGGCAGCAGCCGGAAATTTCCATTTAAGTATGGGATATACGATCGACCATCTGACAGCCATGATGTTGGTGGTAGTGACCACGGTAGCTTTGCTAGTGATGGTGTATACCGATGGTTACATGGCTCACGACCCAGGTTACGTGCGCTTCTATTCCTACCTGAGTTTGTTTGGTTCTTCCATGCTCGGTCTGGTGGTCAGCCCAAATATCGTCCAGATTTATATTTTCTGGGAATTAGTGGGGATGTGTTCGTACCTACTAGTTGGGTTCTGGTACGATCGCAAGGCAGCAGCAGATGCTTGTCAAAAAGCATTTGTCGTCAACCGTGTGGGTGACTTTGGTTTATTGTTGGGCATTCTAGGGCTTTACTGGGCAACCAACAGCTTTGAGTTTGGCGAAATTGGCGAACGGTTGCAAACTCTGGTTGAATCAGGTTCTATCAGCAGTTTCTTGGCAGTTGTATTCGCCGTTCTCGTATTCTTAGGACCAGTTGCCAAGTCAGCTCAGTTTCCCTTGCACGTCTGGCTACCGGACGCGATGGAAGGTCCCACCCCCATCTCAGCTTTGATCCACGCGGCGACGATGGTAGCAGCTGGGGTATTTTTGATCGCTCGGATGTATCCCTTGTTTGAAGGCATCCCAGCAGCAATGAATGTGATTGCCTATACTGGTGCGTTTACGGCATTTTTAGGGGCAACGATCGCAATTACTCAAAACGACATTAAGAAAGGCTTGGCTTATTCCACCATCTCCCAATTGGGTTATATGGTGATGGCAATGGGTTTAGGCGCGTATGGCGCGGGATTGTTCCACTTAATGACCCACGCTTACTTCAAAGCAATGCTCTTCCTTGGCTCCGGCTCAGTCATCCACGGGATGGAAACTGTTGTCGGTCACGACCCCGTTTTGGCGCAGGATATGCGACTCATGGGAGGATTGCGGCGCTATATGCCAGTCACGGCAATTACTTTTTTAATTGGCTGTTTGGCAATTTCGGGAATTCCGCCTTTTGCTGGTTTTTGGTCGAAAGACGAGATTCTAGGGGCAGCTTTTGCCACGAATCCTTTACTTTGGGGTGTAGGCTACCTGACAGCAGGAATTACGGCTTTCTACATGTTTCGGATGTATTTCTCGACATTTGAAGGGAAATTCCGAGGCAATGAAATGGAAATCCGCCACGAACTGAAATCGGCAGCCCTCGTACCTAATTTTGGACCAGGGGCGATGGATACGCGAGAATTGGCAGCAACCGCTAGCAGCCACGACAGCCATGATAGCCACGGACACAGCGAACATCCCCACGAGTCTCCTTGGACGATGGCTCTACCTTTGGTAGTCCTAGCTATCCCGTCGATGCTGATTGGTCTGGTGGGTACGCCGTTTGCTAATTACTTTGAGGAATTTATCTATCCTCCCAGCGAAACCTTAGCTATGGCGATGGAGAAAGCTGCCGAGTTCGAGCCGACAGAATTCTACACTTTGGCAGGGGCTTCGGTAGGGATTTCTTTGATAGGAATTACTTTGGCTTCGTTGATGTATTTGTGGCGCAAGATCGATCCTGCCGCGATCGCCGCCAAAATTCGACCGCTTTACGAGCTATCGCTCAATAAGTGGTACTTTGACGACATTTACGACAAAGTGTTCGTCCAAGGTAGCCGTCGCCTTGCCCGTCAAGTGATGGAAGTCGATTATCGCGTTGTCGATGGTGCGGTGAACCTCACGGGCTTCTTTACGCTCATCAGCGGTGAAGGCTTAAAATACCTAGAAAACGGTCGCGCCCAATTCTATGCCTTGATTGTGTTTGCCGCAGTCCTCGGTATGGTAATCGTGTTCGGCGTAACTTGA
- a CDS encoding thioredoxin family protein: protein MILSVNERTFTKEVLESSVPVLVNFWAPWCGLCHLIQPVLSEFHKHGSQHVKIVGVNADENFRLSNTYRLTTLPTLILIEKGIVRQRLDRLHSRDELRQILKSIQYDYANSVRLEIGARS from the coding sequence ATGATATTGTCAGTTAACGAGCGGACGTTTACAAAAGAAGTTTTAGAATCTTCAGTTCCAGTTTTAGTCAATTTTTGGGCTCCCTGGTGTGGGTTGTGTCATTTAATCCAACCTGTACTATCAGAGTTTCACAAGCATGGTAGCCAGCACGTCAAGATAGTGGGCGTAAATGCCGATGAAAATTTTAGATTATCCAATACTTATCGACTCACAACCTTGCCCACACTGATTTTGATTGAGAAAGGTATTGTCAGACAGCGATTAGATCGCCTACACAGTCGAGATGAACTTCGGCAAATCCTAAAGTCAATTCAGTACGACTACGCTAACTCCGTTCGACTTGAAATAGGGGCTAGGAGCTAG
- a CDS encoding IS630 family transposase: MKTSVNPTSLTKTQQIQLLKDFIQSHPNEKEMRRALAVKLAMEGYVYRQISQILEVSVGFISKWKQAFESGGLAALRSSYQGGKGYLTQIERQAVIQWLVEQKTWDISDLEVYLIEQYDIVFQSRQSYYQLLKEARITWQKGEQTSPRQDPEAIYKKNREIAELLEKYRPQIEAEELVVYIIDECHLLWNDLVGYLWNFVKNPLKIPILNPKERQTYYGALELFTQEFTLVPEPTANGELTVEFVKKLLGKHPQARILLIWDGASYHRGQVMRDFLTEQNEGLLPENWQITCVRFAPYAPQENPVEAIWLQLKTLLRRFYRFGKSFKSVKRLFQLFVDLKLFNLPNFSNYDAFSRFA, from the coding sequence ATGAAAACTAGCGTGAATCCGACTTCTCTAACCAAAACACAACAAATTCAACTCTTAAAAGATTTCATTCAAAGTCACCCAAATGAAAAAGAGATGAGAAGAGCTTTAGCTGTGAAGCTAGCTATGGAAGGTTATGTATATCGACAAATTAGCCAAATCTTAGAAGTTTCTGTAGGATTTATTAGCAAATGGAAACAAGCTTTCGAGTCTGGTGGATTAGCTGCGTTAAGGTCTTCGTATCAAGGAGGAAAAGGTTACTTAACTCAAATTGAAAGGCAAGCGGTAATTCAGTGGCTGGTCGAACAAAAAACTTGGGATATTTCAGACTTAGAGGTGTATCTAATCGAGCAGTACGATATAGTTTTTCAATCGCGACAAAGTTATTATCAACTGTTGAAAGAAGCGCGAATTACGTGGCAAAAAGGAGAACAAACCAGTCCACGTCAAGACCCAGAAGCGATCTACAAAAAAAACCGAGAAATTGCCGAGTTACTAGAGAAGTATCGACCCCAGATTGAAGCTGAAGAGCTAGTTGTGTATATCATAGATGAATGTCATCTTCTCTGGAACGATCTGGTTGGCTATCTTTGGAACTTCGTAAAAAATCCTTTAAAAATCCCAATCCTCAATCCCAAGGAACGGCAAACTTATTATGGTGCGCTAGAGCTATTTACTCAAGAGTTTACTTTGGTTCCTGAGCCAACAGCAAATGGAGAACTAACAGTAGAATTCGTCAAAAAATTACTAGGTAAACATCCACAAGCCAGAATTTTATTAATTTGGGATGGAGCCTCTTATCATCGAGGGCAAGTAATGAGGGATTTTCTCACCGAACAAAATGAAGGGCTTCTTCCTGAAAATTGGCAAATTACTTGTGTCCGATTTGCCCCTTATGCCCCTCAAGAGAATCCGGTCGAAGCTATTTGGTTACAACTGAAAACTCTCCTGAGAAGATTTTATCGTTTTGGAAAAAGTTTTAAGAGCGTCAAACGTTTATTTCAGCTTTTTGTTGACTTAAAACTCTTTAATCTTCCAAATTTTAGCAACTACGATGCTTTTTCACGATTCGCTTAG